One genomic window of Streptomyces sp. WP-1 includes the following:
- a CDS encoding SDR family oxidoreductase, which yields MTSAELPPLSGKVALVTGASRGIGYGVAEALVARGDRVCITGRNEDALKEAVDKLGADRVIGVAGKAHDLDHQSEAVERTMEAFGRLDHLVNNAGTNPVFGPIADLDLNVARKVFETNVISALGFAQKTWHAWQKDNGGAIVNIASIAGLAPSPFIGAYGVSKAAMINLTQQLAHEFAPKVRVNAIAPAVVKTKFAQALYEGREEEAAASYPLGRLGVPSDIGGAAAFLTSAQSDWVTGQTLVVDGGLFLNAGV from the coding sequence ATGACTTCCGCAGAACTCCCGCCCCTGTCCGGCAAGGTCGCCCTCGTCACCGGCGCCAGCCGCGGCATCGGCTACGGCGTCGCCGAGGCCCTCGTCGCACGCGGCGACCGGGTGTGCATCACCGGCCGCAACGAGGACGCGCTCAAGGAGGCCGTCGACAAGCTCGGCGCCGACCGGGTCATCGGCGTGGCCGGCAAGGCGCACGACCTCGACCACCAGAGCGAGGCCGTCGAGCGCACCATGGAGGCCTTCGGTCGCCTCGACCACCTGGTCAACAACGCGGGCACCAACCCGGTGTTCGGGCCCATCGCGGACCTGGACCTGAACGTCGCCCGCAAGGTCTTCGAGACCAATGTGATCTCCGCCCTCGGCTTCGCCCAGAAGACCTGGCACGCCTGGCAGAAGGACAACGGCGGCGCGATCGTCAACATCGCCTCGATCGCGGGCCTCGCGCCCTCGCCGTTCATCGGCGCCTACGGCGTCAGCAAGGCCGCGATGATCAACCTGACCCAGCAGCTGGCGCACGAGTTCGCGCCCAAGGTGCGGGTCAACGCGATCGCCCCGGCCGTGGTCAAGACCAAGTTCGCCCAGGCCCTGTACGAGGGCCGCGAGGAGGAGGCCGCCGCCTCCTACCCGCTGGGCCGGCTCGGCGTGCCGTCCGACATCGGCGGCGCCGCGGCTTTCCTCACCTCCGCGCAGTCCGACTGGGTCACCGGTCAGACCCTCGTCGTGGACGGTGGACTCTTCCTCAACGCCGGGGTGTGA
- a CDS encoding ABC transporter substrate-binding protein codes for MFNRNRFLRRVAAIASVSLVAGGCGLLSDGDSGKGGPIVVGTTSAPSTLDPAGAWDGSWELYRNIYQTLLAYPNGATTPQPDAARSCSFADSSSRTYRCTLRAGLKFADGDPLDAEAVKYSVDRIRAINAPAGPAGLLGSLDSVETSGDREVVFHLGKSDATFPFVLATPALSIVDPKDYPARALRTDPVADGSGPYKLQSYQEGRQAVLTGNGNYHGFARRQNDAVTIRYFQDSAGMVKALRDKQIDVTYRGLGADDILALQQQGNSDLQLVDGAGTDISYLVFDPKDPWAGRPAVRKAIAQLVDRGAIAHKVYKDTVDPLYSMVPKGLVGHTTAFFDEYGDPSTRKARTTLQDAGIHQKVPLTLWYTTDRYGSETALMFKELKRQLEGSGLFTVALESRPWKSYVVGYQKGEYPVFGRGWSPDFPDADNFIAPFTGEHNALGTPYPAKDITDRLLPHSRAQSDRAKTVGDMERAQRIIAGDAQLLPLWQGRQYVAASDDISGGEQALDPSTIMMMWMLHRKTSW; via the coding sequence GTGTTCAACCGGAACCGATTCCTGCGGAGAGTCGCGGCGATCGCGTCCGTGTCGCTGGTCGCCGGCGGCTGCGGTCTGCTGTCCGACGGGGACTCGGGCAAGGGGGGCCCGATCGTGGTCGGCACCACCAGCGCGCCCAGCACACTGGATCCGGCCGGAGCCTGGGACGGTTCCTGGGAGCTGTACCGGAACATCTACCAGACCCTCCTCGCCTACCCGAACGGCGCGACGACCCCCCAGCCCGACGCCGCCCGGAGCTGCTCCTTCGCCGACTCCTCCAGCCGCACCTACCGCTGCACGCTGCGCGCCGGACTGAAGTTCGCCGACGGCGACCCGCTGGACGCCGAGGCGGTCAAGTACTCCGTCGACCGCATCCGCGCCATCAACGCGCCCGCCGGACCCGCGGGACTGCTCGGCAGCCTCGACAGCGTGGAGACCTCCGGCGACCGCGAGGTCGTCTTCCACCTCGGCAAGTCCGACGCCACCTTCCCGTTCGTGCTGGCCACCCCGGCCCTGTCCATCGTGGATCCCAAGGACTACCCGGCCCGCGCCCTGCGCACGGACCCGGTGGCCGACGGCTCGGGGCCGTACAAGCTCCAGTCGTACCAGGAGGGCCGGCAGGCCGTCCTCACCGGCAACGGCAACTACCACGGCTTCGCCCGGCGGCAGAACGACGCGGTGACCATCCGCTACTTCCAGGACTCCGCCGGGATGGTCAAGGCACTGCGCGACAAGCAGATCGACGTCACCTACCGCGGTCTCGGCGCCGACGACATCCTCGCGCTCCAGCAGCAGGGCAACTCCGACCTCCAGCTCGTGGACGGCGCCGGCACGGACATCAGCTACCTGGTGTTCGACCCCAAGGACCCCTGGGCCGGGCGGCCCGCCGTGCGCAAGGCGATCGCCCAGCTCGTGGACCGGGGCGCGATCGCCCACAAGGTGTACAAGGACACCGTCGACCCGCTGTACTCGATGGTCCCCAAGGGCCTGGTCGGCCACACCACCGCCTTCTTCGACGAGTACGGCGACCCGAGCACCAGAAAGGCCCGGACGACCCTCCAGGACGCGGGCATCCACCAGAAGGTCCCGCTGACCCTCTGGTACACCACCGACCGCTACGGCTCCGAGACCGCCCTGATGTTCAAGGAGCTGAAGCGGCAGCTGGAGGGCTCCGGACTGTTCACCGTCGCGCTCGAGAGCCGCCCCTGGAAGAGCTATGTGGTCGGTTACCAGAAGGGCGAGTACCCGGTGTTCGGCCGCGGCTGGTCCCCGGACTTCCCCGACGCGGACAACTTCATCGCGCCCTTCACCGGCGAGCACAACGCGCTCGGCACGCCCTACCCGGCCAAGGACATCACCGACCGGCTGCTGCCGCACTCGCGGGCGCAGAGCGATCGCGCCAAGACCGTCGGCGACATGGAGCGGGCCCAGCGGATCATCGCGGGCGACGCCCAGCTGCTGCCGCTGTGGCAGGGGCGGCAGTACGTGGCGGCCAGCGACGACATATCCGGCGGCGAGCAGGCGCTCGACCCCTCGACGATCATGATGATGTGGATGCTGCACCGCAAAACCAGCTGGTGA